The Epinephelus fuscoguttatus linkage group LG19, E.fuscoguttatus.final_Chr_v1 genome contains the following window.
TGTATTTTACAGTATGTGCAAACAGTATTATATAATAAGCagggtgtggtgtgtgtttcatttgttGGAAACAAATCTTGAATCCCTAAATCTATATGACATGTTGTCAGGTGAATGaagcattttcatttgtttgtgttttagctGCACAAgacatcactttagtttttgtaACTCTGCAGCCAGTTTAGACTGGTTCATGAAgaaggaaaaatgaaaatagataACTATTAAATGCAAAAAGTGTTTGTGTAACCATCATTACTACCTGTGCACCAGAGGATTTATATCTAAAGATTTATGACATTAAACTGAACTGAGATCAGTAAATGAGAGTCTGCCGTAAACTTTCTATAACATGTCGAGTGAGCatgttgtctgttttgtgtaaacatgtacacatgacatactgtatatgacTATCATTAGGAAAGATCTGAAGATTTATGTGAGGAAAATAAAAGGGTTTAGAAGTTTGAAACATAATTTTAATATCTATGTGGGGAAGTTACAAGAAGCATTGACTGATGGCTTCACTGCCAGTCAAGATGTATCAGCAGGTCAAAAAGCAGAAGTAGTTAGTGAGGAGGTTTTTGTCACAGTGTAAATCACTGTGATACGTGCTCTTTAGCGGATTCATCCCATACGTTACAGTAATAGACTGCTGAGTCTCCCTCCTCCACATTGTTGATGATCAAACGATAATCTGATGTTGACTGATGAGTAGATGTGAATTTGGGAGAGGAGAAACCAGAGCCATAGCTTGGAGAGCTTGAGCTGtgataaaaatataacacaaactGAGGAACTCCTCCTGGAATCTGTTTATACCAGCGAGTAGCACTGTTAGTAACAGTCCCCAGGTTACAGTCCATGGTGGCTGTCTCTCCTTTCCTCAGCGCCACAACAGGAGGCTTCTGTGTCACCACCGTCACACCACTCACACCTGgaaacaacaagatgacatggagtcaagagaaacacacagactgatgaATCCAACATGAGGTCAAAGCTGCAGTAAGTCAGCCTCCTTACATGTTAGAGCAGTGATGAGAGTGCAGAGGGTCCCCagcatgttgtcagtgtgtggtGTAAACGGCCCTTACTGTCCAGCTGAGAGGTGAGCAGGGTTGGAGTGTGAGGAGAAGAGAGACTGAAGCTTATAAAGacactgaggagaggagaagtggaggaggaggagtttcaGCACTCAACACTCATTATTCAATGACAGCATATGTGTGGGTTTCATATCACATAATGTCTTGTGAAACAACATATATTTGATAACTTCTGTTGGTCAGAAAAATGTATCTGAAAGGAAAAAGGGTTTGATAGTATAAAGTGAGATTTATCTACTCCAATtgtcatatcaaaccatttattttcatttttttctcaatgtcattctttaaaaaaacataaagaacaCAGTATAAATATATTGTCATTGATTTTTTAAGTTTGTGTTTCAACATTTTCACTAAGTTGTAAATGATGTTCCTCCTTAGTTCCGTGTATGATGTACTGCCAACGCCAACAAACCTCCAAAGGTGAAGATTGACAGAGGATCCCTCCTGCGTGCAGTGCAAGAGACCAGCAAACCTGGAGCACATTCTGTCGTCCTGCCGAGTAAGCATGACCGACGGGAGGTTCAGATGGCGCCATGATCAGGTGCTGGCGCAACTGGCCGATGGactggagaaggagaggaagcgGAAAGCCATCAAGGCCCAAGCCAAAGGCCCCCGCTTCATCAGCTTTCTCAGGCCTGGGGAGAAggcagccaaggaggacgcatGTTCAGGGATCCTATGCGGCAAAGGACTGGGAGATGAGAGTTGACCTCGGAAGGCAGCTCAAGTTTCCAGAGGAGATTGCCGTCACCAGGCTCTGACCAGATATCCTGCTCTGGTCCCAAGCGTCAGTACCCTGGGAGGAAAGGATTGAGGAGGCACATGAGTGCAAGCTGGGGAAATATCAGTCCCTCATCTTTGAGAGCCAGCAGAGGGGATGGAGAGCCTGGAACCTACCAGTGGAGGTCAGTTGCAGGGGCTTCCCAGGACAGTCACTCTGGAGAGCACTGGGGACAGTGCAGAGAGCTTTGCTCTCAGTTGAAGACGTCTGAAGGGAGCGATTTCTATGCCAACCACCCCATATAAGGCGCAGGAGCTAACTCCTGCCAAGTGTGGTGGCTGTAAactgttgtgaaaaaaaaaaaagtttagtgGCAAGACATAACATTTCGAACCTGGTTTACATGATGCTCTCAGAGAGCCTGCTTTCATGAAGGTGGTGTGTTTAGGTAGTAGCTGATGCCATCTGCACAGGGATCCAGCAGGCCAAACACCAGCTTCCAGCAAGGTGCAGCATTGCCTTTGTCCGGGCAGGAGAGCAGCCTCCAGACCAGCTGAAGACCGCAACAGGCTTACTAGTCTCGGCTCGTGACTGGCAGCTGCAGGTGGACCTGGGGAGACAGTTGACATTTCCAGAGCACATTGCCACAACAACACTCAAGCCGGACTTGGTTTTAACATCTGACTCATCCAAGCAAGTAGTGCTTACTGATTATAATAATCTCATATTAAACAACATTAATGTTTATGTTGATGTTTGGAGGTCTGTTCTTTACAGGAGTATTATTAACTCCCCTCAGACTGATTTCCTTAATCACTTCTTCAATTCATATTCAAAAACATCCaacaaatgacatcatcactttATCAGCTCATGTTGTATGTGAAGTAAACAGTGTTGTATGATCAAAAGGTGAAGAGGAAATAAACTATTTACCAGTAATCTCTCTATCTTCACACAGCTTATCTCCTATATCAGTGTCATTACACGCTCCATATTGATAATGACTCCTGAGATTAGTTTATTAAAAACATATGAATAATCTGTGAATACAGATGGTATGTTATCAGATAAATGTAGCATCTTCACTTGGTTTTATTTTAGCTGCACTTTgacaaactgttttgttttttcatcttcCGTCTGCCAGGTGAACTTTGTAGCTACCAAGGAAGTGGAAACACTACAGTTGGATTCATATTTACTGCAGCAGCATAACTATAATAATCATCACTGCATGTGCAACAGAGGAATTGTCTTAACAAggattttattcttttaacaAGAAACTGTTGCACACTTTCTAATCTTTTGTGATGAGCAGCAAGAGataatattttttgtaaaaaaaaaaaaaaatttaacagTACAAAAAATCATGTGTTAACTTTAGTTGCATAAAAATTGTTTGTATAATAGGCATGTACCACCATGATAATTTATAAGAGAATCAAATTAATGGATTCTGGGATTTGAAAATATACTTTAAATGTATAAGTGGGGAAGTTACAAGAAGCATTGACTGATGGCTTCACTGCCAGTCAAGATGTATCAGCAGGTCAAAAAGCAGAAGTAGTTAGTGAGGAGGTTTTTGTCACAGTGTAAATCACTGTGATACGTGCTCACTAGCAGAGCTGTCCCATGTTTTACAGTAATAGACTGCTGAGTCTCCCTCCTCCACATTGTTGATGATCAAACGATAATCTGATGTTGACTGATGAGTAGATGTGAATTTGGGAGAGGAGAAACCAGAGCCATAGGTTGGAGAGCTTAAGCTGTGATAAAAATATAGCACAAACTGAAGAACTCCTCCTGGAATCTGTTTATACCAGTAAATGTAATGAACAGTAACAGTCCCCAGGTTACAGTCCATGGTGGCTGTCTCTCCTTTCCTCAGCGTCACAACAGGAGGCTTCTGTGTCACCACCGTCACACCACTCACACCTGgaaacaacaagatgacatggagtcaagagaaacacacagactgatgaATCCAACATGAGGTCAAAGCTGCAGTAAGTCAGCCTCCTTACATGTTAGAGCAGTGATGAGAGTGCAGAGGGTCCCCagcatgttgtcagtgtgtgctgAGAATGGCCTTGTAACTTGGAAAGTCAGCTTACTGCTGACAGATCACAGGCTttggaggatgaggagaggaggtgcTGGAGGAGCAATTTAATAGCACACTGAAACTGAGAGTgactgacaggaggaggagctttGCTTCACTCTGCATGCTTTCTCACATTTGTTGACCTCAGATCCTCTGTGGAGGGAAATGTCTTTACTTTATTCATTATTGTCAATTTAGCTGAAAACTTTCATTGACAAAATACAATGATGTCATGATGTAAAGAAGCCCACAGTATATATGGATTTCTTACCACTTTCACTTCCTAATAGATGGAATTCATGCATGAGAGTTTTATCATTTGTCAATCATTTTGCTTACACGTTTTTCATGAGTCAACAGCAGACATCTTCTGCAAGATAGAAACTTTGTCTCTGCACACATGTACATACTGTAATTAACACAGCTAAGAGCTCAACTGTATTTTATCAACATGTTCATCATGAAActatcagtgtgtttccagtcaGAGACAGTTCCCTCTGATTTTACAGAGAGCTGACACTTGACCTCTTCATTTACATGGAGCTATAAATAAGGAGAGGAGGCCTGCAGGTGCATCCTGGGAAGGACCAGAGGGAGGAGTAGAGAGGTGATGCTTCACTGATGGAGGATGAAAACTCAGTTTCATTTGCTCATTTTATCTGATTGTCTTAACGACTGCAAGCAACTAAAACCAGGCAAAGTCACATTAATCTCTCtgttgtgcttttattgtgaattaaCACTTGATAAAAATGTTGTTAATTTGAACATAGATATTTAAGTAATAAATGTCTACTATCTTTGAGTTAGAGTTATCAGTGAGATGAGCATCAGGAGAAAAATCAAATCTCATGAAGGTTACACATTTTGTAGCacattatcattttaaatgatgttttcatgagtacaaataaacacaaactttttcaacagtttttttcttcttttattgaaTGATTGTTGAAAAAGGCAGCATTTGCAAAGCTGATACAACACCTCCACCTAACTGTCACAACATTTATTACAAGCATGCAGACACATCTTTTCTAACATGGAAACCTTGTAATGAGCAAAGAGCACAAAGAGTAAAGAAGCAGATGTTAAATGCTCATTGTGCTCCTCTACTGTTCTTCAGTGGGACAGTGGGACTTGTTGATGTCTTTCTCTGCAGTCTGGGAGcccaaagacactttacatgtgtaaaccTTATCCATGTTCCAGTCTGACGTCTGGACGGCCAGATAGCTGCTGATTTGGAAGGTCTGGTCTGCTTGCTGAACAGCGGTGCTGGTAGAGATCCCACTGCTCACTGGACTCCCACCAACCAACCAGCTCACATCTGCAAAACCCTTAGACTCACTGGGCAAAATGGAAATACAGATGAGAGAGGCTTTGTTGGACTGGAGCTCAGCACTGGACGGAGGGAAGACTGTCaggacaggaggagggaggctgCAACCTTAAAATACACAAAGGACATTCATCAGATAACCAGGAGTCAAATCATTAATACAAAGCATGACAGTAACAGATTCATTATTAGTTCTGTTGACAATATAACAAATACACTGAAGAAATAAAGCAATTTAGAACATATAGAAATCATCAACTGAAATATTAAGTGTTCcttttaaaacacaacacataaatcagaaatgttttcattagttcagTATAATTTTCATCTTAGAATAAAATTCATAAAGTCTGTGTCTTTCAAAATGGTATTTGAAGTTCAATATCATCATTTCAGTCactttttacattacaaaatgacagtaaatcagtttttatttttctttcatgatGTCTACCATGAAATACAAATAATATCAATgtcaaacagccacagtgataTTCAGGTAAATTCAAAATTATCGCTAAACCTTTTAAGTTCAGTAAATAATCATTGCAAGCACAGGATTTATTGCTCATATGacaacataaaattattttgacagattatttttttttacaatgtcaAACTTGTGGtaaattgtaaaaaataaatgagcaTAATCGTGTTAATGTTGCCCATCTGTAAAATAATTCCTTTACTATTTAAAAACTGTAGAATATTTGTaggaaatatttaaaatattgtgatCATTTGCAGATCTTTCCTTTGCCGTCAAACACACAGTCTGGTATCAAAGGAGATGTAAAGGAAAAAAGTCAATATATCATTCACAAAAACTGCTGAATATTCTAAACAATGAGCAACATATTAAATGGATGATTTTCTCTTGACATGTATCAGAAACATAAAATCTGTCCTGTTTTATGATGAGTTAAAAAGTACTTACTTGTCACAATCAGCTTGGTGCCTTGTCCGAATACCACAGTGATTCAGTTTGTACACATGGCTGTACAAAAACCTCCTGACTCTCACTAATGAGGGGAGTGGAACTGAAACATCCTGTTGAGACCAACTTTCACTGTCAACGTCTCTTCACTTCATCAGTCTCATTATATGAGCCTCTCAATGAGGTTTTTGTCATGATGTGAATCACTGTGATACGGTCTCCTTGGCAGAGTTATCCCATGTTGCACAGTAACAGACAGCAGAGTCTCCTGTCTCTGTCCGCTTTATGATGAACTGGTAATCTATGCTTGATGAGGATTTAGAGTTGAATCGGTCTGAGGAGAATCCTGATCCAAATTTGTCTGGTGAACTGTGAGAATGATAAAATCTCAGGACAAACTGAGGAGCTGCACCAGGAACCTgggtagcactttataatacagcccgtgttttacgacgtaacttcccgtgtcttacggcgtaacttcccgtgtcttacggcgtaactcctctaagacctgccggggtcttacagtggaactgctactgtcttatactgtcactcccagtgtcttataatggaacttcatgcgtcttaccttgcacttactgggacttcccgggtgactctctgacatctaccatgacattttgggggagcctatatggtttagtttcacttatgacttacagtgtaactcgctatgtcttacagtaaaacgtcttacagtccaactccttttgtcttaccatgtaggcctacttattaaaacttataactataaaatcagatatgatttacagttttaaaatacacgaaaatcatactgcaatatgtaacctgtttaatcacacaatgacaacttcagagttataaaatatctttattctttaccacgCAGACACAACCGTGGCGAGGAAAAACTGCCTTTTAACAGGCAGAAACCTCAAGCAGAACCAGGCTCTATGGTGGGCGGCCATCTGCCTCGACTGGTTGGGTTGGAGGGGgtgacagaggagggagggatggagggagagaagggtGCACTGAGTGTGGGAGTTAGAGTGAGGGAGGGttggagggagggggagagtgggagggagagagaatggGGAGGAGGCATAATCATCTCCGGTCTTCTTTGCCGTTGATCAGCTCCTGGTAGATGTTGAAGTCCATCAGGGCCTAAAGAAAACCACACAGAGTTCCCACCTCAGAAATTATTCAAACACCTACTACACAGATATACAACATCCCTGTTGTCACTCAGTGACTTCTACAGACTTGATCATTTCTAACATGCATTCAAAGATCAGATTAACTGAACATTCATGGCTGCACACTGAGAAACTACCAAATATGTCATGGTGCTATACACCAGCCTGCTCCACACTACCTTGAGTTCAGAtgagtggaggaagaggagctgtCTCTGGTAGATGAAGTTCAGCCAGGTTCATGCTGACAGGTGTGCTCTTCTTTAACACAGTGTCTCTGAAATACCTGTGAGGAGAGAAAGATGATGTAAACAGATAGTTAACAGAGAGGTGAGTTTAATTTATCGGGCCAGCCATGCTGTTATTACAAAgctttggttttgtgttttatctgcaAAGTTATATTTACACGTGTATCTCTGGTCCCTTCTGTTAAACTGAGGTCTTCACATGGGGGCAGGACAGGAGTCAGAGGTGCAGGAGGCTGGAGGAGGCTGGAGATAGAGGTTTGGTCACaacctgcaggtggaggcggCAGCTGCAGGTTATTGGCAGAGGCTGTAGAAGGAGGGTTGACTGCAGCGGTCTGTCAGAATCTGTAGGTGGAGGCAtcagctgcaggttgctgaAAAGGGCTGTAGATGGAGGTTTGGCCGCAGCTGTCTGCTAGAACTGGCAGGTGGAGGCGGCggctgcaggttgctggcagaggctggAGGTGGAGGTTTGACTGCAGCTGTCTGCTAGAACCTGCAGTTGGAGGTAGTGGtgcaggttgctggcagaggctgtagatggagggTTGACTGCAGCGGTctgccagaatctgcaggtggaggcggcagctgcaggttgctggcagagACTGGAGGTGGAGGTTCGGCCGTAGCTGTTTTCGGTGTAGGATGGAGCTGGACACGAAGGAGGAGATAGATGGTTTGGCTGCAGCTGTCTTCCAGAATCTGCAGCTGGAGGCGGTggctgcaggttgctggcagaAGCTGGAGGTGGCAGAGTTTAAACCTGAAGGTGGCAGTGAGAGGCAGCTGGTGGAGGTGTTTCTTTAACTGTTGAACAGAATTTGCAGGTGGTGCATGGGGCAGCAGTTGGGTGGTAAAAGCTGCTGTCAGCAGGTGGAGGCAGAGGTTGgatctgcagcagagtgacagaggTGGAGAGATTTGGAGCTCTGTTGCAGCACACGGCTACAACACTTAACTTAAACTATAACACTTAACTTAAATTACAACACTTAACTCCTCTCCTCTTATTTGTACGAGGTTCTGATCCTGCCACAGTGTGTAAGGACTGTTCCTGCCTGCTGTCCCAACATAAGTTCActatctgtgcatgtgtggatGTGCGCCTGCTGTGCGCATCAGTTGAAGACGTCTGAAGGGAGCAATTTCTATGCCAACCACCCCACATAAGGCGCAGGAGCTAACTCCTGCCAAGTGCGGTGGCTGTGATATACCCTTATCATGTAAAGACATGTACTCTTTGTAAATAGCAATCTGGACAGAGTGTAAAAGTTTACTTCTCATCTCAGTATTTTTTCTCTCagcaagaaaacatgtttgttatTAATGAAAATTGTTGAAAATAATTCTTCGAAAAACTAATCACAAATGTCTTTATCTACATGACCTGTAAATGAATACAATATTTTCATATGCTTGTGTTTTAGCTGCACATTAATGAAGTGTGTGAGCATGACTGATACAGACTGACTTTGTATGGGTGTGTAACAATCATCACAACCTGTGTATCTCACAAATATCACATTTTGGGGAACAGAACAGCTTCTGTAaactttcaataaaaaaaagttaagtggCTCTATCTTCACACAGCTTATCAACTATATCAGTGTCATTACACGCTCCATATTGATAATGACTCCTGAGATTAGTTTATTAAAAACATATGAATAATCTGTGAATATAGATGGTATGTTATCAGATAAATGTAGCATCTTCACTTGGTTTTATTTTAGCTGCACTTTgacaaactgttttgttttttcatcttcCGTCTGCCAGGTGAACTTTGTAGCTACCAAGGAAGTGGAAACACTACAGTTGGATTCATATTTACTGCAGCAGCATAACTATAATAATCATCACTGCATGTGCAACAGAGGAATTGTCTTAACAAggattttattcttttaacaAGAAACTGTTGCACACTTTCTAATCTTTTGTGATGAGCAGCAAGAGATAATATTTTTGtaaatgattttgttttgattgtgtAAAAAATCATGTGTTGACTTTTCCTGGATAAAAATAGTTTGTATAATAGGCATGTACCACCATGATAATTTATAAGAGAATCAAATTCATGAATTATGACATTTGAAATTATACTTTAAATGTATAACAAAGTTTATGGTGCTTTATGCTAGTCGTTAAACTGAAATACCTGAGTTTTGTATGCTTTTGCCTAATTTTAGAGGGGAAATAAGCCGTGTTGAGTTCCTGGTGTGTGCGTCCTCGTGTGCAGGCTACACACTGGAGTGAgagtgagttgtttttttttattattttcctgtgaactttaattttgacttctgtgaaaatgttggcagtatTTTGTTCATAAATACACAGTACATTTCCACTAAGGTAATACACTATTGAAGTTATTGAAGTACTTGAACAATTTTGTGGCtcaagaaaatgtatttatttgtactgtgttttttgttttgttgccagGAAAGGGCCACTACTGTTGTCTATATTCTGTAGCAACCTGTTTATTGTTCTGTAGTCGGTGAACCTGGTGTATTTAGAGGGTAAACCAGAGATTACACTTTGGAGGTGCAGAtgtattaatgtttttgtttttttggcatcaATGCTACCAGAGTACGAGAGTTAATAGTTAAAGTACCAGTTTTGTATACAGAAAAGCGAGGTCCTTTACAGTTACCACTGTAATTATCTACGATCCTCACTCAACAGTATTAACGCTGTTCTTATGTTTTTGTAAGTTCAGTCGGGGAATAAAGACCCACATAAAATTTTATTCTGTGTCCGGTCCCATCATTTTATGACCAGGCCACATTGTATTTTTCCAGAAAGGACTGATCACACCAAATTAATACTCCCTCATGGCTTTAGTTTCATGTTAAATGTGACTTCTCAGGTTGTAAATAAATGCAGTAAACATGATAAAATCTTCAGGAAGACATGgtttcattccaaatgaaatAGTCAAGAACCCCAAATTTCTACCAGAGGTTTTGGTCTTTATAACTCTGGAGTCAAAGTGAGCAATAACTTTCACTCTTCTCTCCTTGTTGACACAGACAGTGGTTTctatcttgtcttatcttaatttaatttaattgatttttcACATCCAACTATTTGTTTTCTCTAAGCATTAATCAAGTGAGTCAAAAGCATCACGGTCACTTGATGGAAGATCTAAATAAATCTGAGTGTCGTCTGTGTAGCTGTGATAACAAATGTTACTGTCATGTATTTGATCTGGAGGGAGCATGTAAAGGTTGAAAAATAGCGACCCAAAAATCAAACCCTGGGGGACTCCAAATGTCTTGCTGATCTGCTCAGATTTATGATAACTGTATTAACTGTTTGTGCAAACAGTATTATATAATAAGCatggtgtggtgtgtgtttcatttgttGGAAACAAATCTTGAATCCCTAAATCTATATGACATGTTGTCAGGTGAATGAAGAATTTtcgtttgtttgtgtttcagctgcACAAGAtatcactttagtttttgtaACTCTGAGGCCAGATGATCTTTAGACTGGTTCATGaagatggaaaaataaaattaactaaTATTAAATCCAAAAGAGGTTGTTTAACAATTCTCACTACCTGTGCACCAGAGGATATTTATTCTATATCCAGAAATATGTATGACATTAATCTGAATTGAGATCAGCGAATGAGAATCTGCTGCTAACTGTCTATAACTTGTCTAGTGAGCatgttgtctgttttgtgtaaacatgtacacatgacatactgtatatgacTATCATTAGGAAAGATCTGAAGATTTATGTGAGTAAAATAAAAGGGTTTAGAAGTTTGAAACATAATTTTAATATCTATGTGGAGAAGTTACAAGAAGCATTGACTGATGGCTTCACTGCCAGTCAAGATGTATCAGCAGGTCAAAAAGCAGAAGTAGTTAGTGAGGAGGTTTTTGTCACAGTGTAAATCACTGTGATACGTTCTCTTTAGCAGAGCTGTCCCATGTGTTACAGTAATAGACTGCTGAGTCTCCCTCCTCCACATTGTTGATGATCAAACGATAATCTGATGTTGACTGATGAGTAGATGTGAATTTGGGAGAGGAGAAACCAGAGCCATAGGTTGGAGAGCTATAGCTGtgataaaaatataacacaaactGAGGAACTCCTCCTGGAATCTGTTTATACCAGAAAGCAGTGTAAACAACAGTCCCCAGGTTACAGTCCATGGTGGCTGTCTCTCCTTTCCTCAGCGTCACAACAGGAGGCTTCTGTGTCACCACCGTCACACCACTCACACCTGgaaacaacaagatgacatggagtcaagagaaacacacagactgatgaATCCAACATGAGCTCAAAGCTGCAGTAAGTCAGCCTCCTTACATGTTAGAGCAGTGATGAGAGTGCAGAGGGTCCCCagcatgttgtcagtgtgtgctgAGAATGGCCTTGTAACTTGGAAAGTCAGCTTACTGCTGACAGATCACAGGCTttggaggatgaggagaggaggtgcTGGAGGAGCAATTTAATAGCACACTGAAACTGAGAGTgactgacaggaggaggagctttGCTTCAGTCTGCATGCTTTCTCACATTTGTTGACCTCAGATCCTCTGTGGAGGGAAATGTCTTGACTTTATTCATTATTGTCAATTTAGCTGAAAACTTTCATTGACAAAATACAATGATGTCATGATGTAAAGAAGCCCACAGTATATATGGATTTCTGACTACTTTCACTTCCTAATAGATGGAATTCATGCATGAGAGTTTTATCATTTGTCAATCATTTTGCTTACAAGTTTTTCATGAGTCAACAGCAGACATCTTCTGCAAGATAGAAACTGTGTCTCTGCACACATGTACATACTGTAATTAACACAGCTAAGAGCTCAACTGTATTTTATCAACAACATGTTCATCATGAAActatcagtgtgtttccagtcaGAGACAGTTCCCTCTGATTTTACAGAGAGCTGACACTTGACCTCTTCATTTACATGGAGCTATAAATAAGGAGAGGAGGCCTGCAGGTGCATCCTGGGATGGACCAGAGGGAGGAGTAGAGAGGTGATGCTTCACTGATGGAGGATGAAAACTCAGTTTCATTTGCTCATTTTATCTGATTGTCTTAACGACTGCAAGCAACTAAAACCAGGCAAAGTCACATTAATCTCTCtgttgtgcttttattgtgaattaaCACCTAATAAAAATGTTGCTTtatgaaatttaatttaaatattctcGAGAGAAATATGTCTGTCATCTTTGTGTCTGAATTATCAGTGAGATGAGCATCAGGAGAAAAATCAAATCTCATGAAGGTTACACATTTTGTAGCacattatcattttaaatgatgttttcatgagtacaaataaacacaaactttttcaacagttttttttcttcttttattgaaTGATTGTTGAAAAAGGCAGCATTTGCAAAGCTGATACAACACCTCCACCTAACTGTCACAACATTTATTACAAGCATGCAGACACATCTTTTCTAACATGTAAACCTTGTAATGAGCAAACAGCA
Protein-coding sequences here:
- the LOC125879815 gene encoding immunoglobulin lambda-1 light chain-like is translated as MLGTLCTLITALTCVSGVTVVTQKPPVVTLRKGETATMDCNLGTVVYTAFWYKQIPGGVPQFVLYFYHSYSSPTYGSGFSSPKFTSTHQSTSDYRLIINNVEEGDSAVYYCNTWDSSAKENVFGQGTKLIVTSCSLPPPVLTVFPPSSAELQSNKASLICISILPSESKGFADVSWLVGGSPVSSGISTSTAVQQADQTFQISSYLAVQTSDWNMDKVYTCKVSLGSQTAEKDINKSHCPTEEQ